The window GTAGCCCTTCCCATCCTTCCAGAACCTATGCAATTTTAGAATATGCTAGCAAGATTCTTTTACAGCAAGATTTACAGACAGATATTATTTCTGTACGGGATTTACCAGCACAAGATTTGGCATTTGGACGTTATGATAGTCCAGCATTAGAACAACCAAAAGCATTATTAGCAAAGGCAAGTGGAGTAATTATATCTACTCCCATATATAAAGCAGCGTACACAGGCGTACTTAAAGCATTTCTAGATTTATTACCCCAAAAAGCATTGGCGGGTAAAGTTGTACTACCAATAGCAACAGGTGGAACAATTGCTCATTTATTATCAGTTGAGTATGCCTTGAAACCTGTGTTATCTGAGTTAGGTGCGCGGCACATATTGAGTACAGTCTATGCTGTAGATAAACAAATTCAAATTCAAGCTGATGGTAGCGTGCAACTTGATGAAGAAATTGAGCAAAGATTAAAAGATGTTCTAAATGAGTTTGCTCAAGCAGTGAACCATTCCCAGAATATTGCTAAAGAGCTTGCCCATGCCGGTTAGTCAATAACGCTTCTCCCTAAATTGCCTAGTGAGCAGGTGAGTAATTCACATTCATCTGCTCATTTGTTGTCTGATTTTGATTAACCTAGCAGAATCAGCATTTTACGAGATGAAAATTACTTTTGTCGTTCGAGCATCATTACTACAAAACCAGTCCCTTTCTCTTCATGTAAATACATTTCCTCCCCAATAATTCTGAGACTCCTGGCTTCAATAAAGTTGTGAAGAGTGCTTTGAAGAAACTTTCGAGACCGATAAAGGCGGATTTTTTCTTGTGGATTTAATATTATATTTTCCTCCTCTGCAAGTATTATGTGAAGTGGCTTGGTGCTTTTATTTTCAAAAAAACAATCAATTTGTATTACCTGACCATAATTCTGCCAATCGTTCGAGGATACCTCAACTGTATAGAAATCATCCCTCTCAATCGGAGTCAGGTTTAGAAAAGCGTTCTGTAGAAGAGCGCTAAATGCAAACTTCCGAAAGGAGATATTTTCATACTCTGCTTGAATAGAACTTATTGTTCTCTGAAAATTTCTTGGCTCTAGTTTGTAAGGGTCAATAATCTGAACCTCAAAAAGTAGTAGATCATCATCTCTCATAACTCGCACAATGTTATCAAGAACTTGCTTCGGTTTCTCAACATTAGCGATTGTGTTACCAATAAACCCATACATTATGGGTTGTTGTTGTCCAAATATTTGGGCAATTTGAGCAATCTCTGTCATACCATCTTGAGTTTCAATGTCCCGTTGAATAGCAATGCGACGATGAACTGGTAACTCTTGAACTGCTCCAATTGCTACTCTTAACATTTCGCGACTCATATCAACTGGAACATATAAAAAATTGTCACGGGGCTGAGTGTTGCCATCTTCGTTGAAGAAATCTGAGATAATACCTTTATCCTTAGTTCCCTCACCCACACCAAGACTAACGAAGTTATAGCAATTCTTATCGACTAAATGAGTAAGCTTTCTAGCATATTGAGGAAATCTTTGAATATTATTTAGCATATGGTAAGCAGGGTCATAGCAGGCATTATTCCACATTCGAGTGGGACCTACACCACAGTAAGAATATCCAGATTGAATTCGACGATTTTCTTTGTTTTTCAAGTCAATAATAAAATCATTTAACTTATACAATGGATTTTCACCAACATAAGTTAGTAACCAATTACTTGTAAGTTCTAGCCTAGATACATTATTTACTAAATCTTCTAAATCATCTGTAAATATTGATTTACTCTCCAGCAATTCTATAATTTTTACTACCAGGGTTTGAGAATCAGTTGATGATTGCCACTCTGAATGTTCAATGCCTTGAAGCTCTTTATGTAGAGGATGGTTAAGCGGTAAGGCTATTGATTCTTTAATATGAATAAGTAAAAGAATTTTGTTAGGTTGAGTATTACACAACTGCCGAACCCGTTTCACTTCTTTCATAATGATGTCTGCTACTGAGTTTTTGGAAACTAGCAGCAGGAAACACTCGTATTGCTCTAGTTCTTCGTCGCTACATTGTAACCAGCTATCAGCTATTAATACTGCTTGTCCATCTGTCTCCAAAGCTTCATGTAATTGTTGAGCACAAGATAGTGCAGCTTGATTACTGAGATCCCTAATACTGACACTAAACTTTTGTACGAGTGGTTTGGGGTCAATAGAAGTGTCATCCAAGTCAGCAAATTTCTCCCATGGTAGACCTAACGCTTCACAGATTTTCAGAAAAATCTCCTTATCAACAGGTTTCCCATGCAAGAATCTTTGGACAGTACATAGAGCAATTTCTACTGCTTCTGCTAATTGTGCTTGACTTACAAAGTGACTACGCTTCTGAGCAGATCTAACTTGTGGAATATACTCTTTGCGAACTTTGAGTCCTCTTGAGTTTGGCATGGCTCATTCTATACAACGCTATGCACATTTTAAAACAGCAAGTAAGATAATTTTGCAAGTCAGTGATCACTCAGTATCAAATAAGAAATTTGAGTTCCTCTTAGTTGTAATAATAAGCACATATAATAAATGACATAGCAATAATTAATTCTTTTTCTCAGTAAAGCTTTTGTGTCTAAAAATACAACTTAAATCTATATGTCTAGGAAAGATAATAGTTGTGTAGGCAGTAATAATTCAATAACAACTCAATCGTTTATCAGTTTTTATTTTTCTTTCAAGATAAATTAAAAATATATTTTACAAGTCAGTAATAAGTCAATATAAAGTCATCTATTTCTCAGTTTCATAGTTAATCATTAATCGTCTAAAGTGAAATCAAGTTGGAGTTAATAAATAAGAATTAATTCCAAGTTAAACAATAGATTGTTCATCTGACAATTTGTTTTTTAATGATAATAAGTAATTTTACTATCAAAAACAAAATGTCTTTGAA is drawn from Chlorogloeopsis sp. ULAP01 and contains these coding sequences:
- the ssuE gene encoding NADPH-dependent FMN reductase, giving the protein MTNILAIAGSPSHPSRTYAILEYASKILLQQDLQTDIISVRDLPAQDLAFGRYDSPALEQPKALLAKASGVIISTPIYKAAYTGVLKAFLDLLPQKALAGKVVLPIATGGTIAHLLSVEYALKPVLSELGARHILSTVYAVDKQIQIQADGSVQLDEEIEQRLKDVLNEFAQAVNHSQNIAKELAHAG
- a CDS encoding L-histidine N(alpha)-methyltransferase, which produces MPNSRGLKVRKEYIPQVRSAQKRSHFVSQAQLAEAVEIALCTVQRFLHGKPVDKEIFLKICEALGLPWEKFADLDDTSIDPKPLVQKFSVSIRDLSNQAALSCAQQLHEALETDGQAVLIADSWLQCSDEELEQYECFLLLVSKNSVADIIMKEVKRVRQLCNTQPNKILLLIHIKESIALPLNHPLHKELQGIEHSEWQSSTDSQTLVVKIIELLESKSIFTDDLEDLVNNVSRLELTSNWLLTYVGENPLYKLNDFIIDLKNKENRRIQSGYSYCGVGPTRMWNNACYDPAYHMLNNIQRFPQYARKLTHLVDKNCYNFVSLGVGEGTKDKGIISDFFNEDGNTQPRDNFLYVPVDMSREMLRVAIGAVQELPVHRRIAIQRDIETQDGMTEIAQIAQIFGQQQPIMYGFIGNTIANVEKPKQVLDNIVRVMRDDDLLLFEVQIIDPYKLEPRNFQRTISSIQAEYENISFRKFAFSALLQNAFLNLTPIERDDFYTVEVSSNDWQNYGQVIQIDCFFENKSTKPLHIILAEEENIILNPQEKIRLYRSRKFLQSTLHNFIEARSLRIIGEEMYLHEEKGTGFVVMMLERQK